In Pseudomonadaceae bacterium SI-3, the sequence TCGAGCACGTTGCTGACTGCCTTCTCGATCGCATCTGCGGCAGCGACCTGGTTGAAGCTGTAGCGAAGCATCATCGACACCGAGAGGATCGTTGCCAGCGGATTGGCGATACCCTTCCCGGCTATATCCGGAGCTGAACCATGGCAAGGCTCGAACATGCCTTTATTGTTCGAGTCGAGCGAAGCAGAAGGCAGCATGCCGATCGAGCCGGTCAACATGGAAGCTTCGTCCGACAGAATGTCGCCGAACATGTTGTCGGTGACGATCACGTCGAACTGCTTCGGCGAGCGTACCAACTGCATCGCTGCGTTATCGACATACATATGGCTAAGCTCGACATCCGGATAATCTTTGCCGACCTCCTCCACAACAGCGCGCCACAGCTGACTGGATGCCAGTACGTTCGCCTTGTCCACCGAGCAGAGCTTCTTGCCTCGAACAAGAGCCATGTCGAAACCGACCTTGGCTATGCGGCGGATCTCGCTTTCGCTGTAGGGCAGCGTATCGAACGCCATACGCTCGCCATTTTCCAGCGTTTTGCTCTCACGGGGCTGGCCGAAATAGATGCCGCCAGTCAGCTCCCGGACAATGAGAATATCCAGACCGGACACGATCTCCGGCTTAAGGCTAGAGGCAGCCGCCAGCTGCGGGTACAGCAGCGCCGGTCGCAGATTCCCGAAGAGGCCCAGCTGGGAGCGAATTTTCAACAAGCCACGCTCGGGGCGGATGGCCGGATCGATGGCGTCCCACTTCGGCCCGCCAACCGCGCCCAGCAGAATGGCGTCCGCCGCACGAGCACGCTCCAGCGTCTCGTCAGCCAGTGGTACGCCATATTTATCGACCGCCGCGCCACCCAGCTCGTCATAGCTCAACTCGAAATCGAGTTGAAACTTGTGGTTGGCCAGTTCCAGCACCTTGACCGCTTCGGCCATGATTTCAGGGCCGATACCGTCGCCCGGAAGAATTAAAATCTGCTTGGACATTGATAAATTTCCCTTTGGAATAACTGAAAGCCACGAGCAAGTGGCTTGAGCTCGCCGCTTCTTTATTTACTTAATAGCGCCAAACAACCAGGGCTGGTTCTGTTGATGACGGGTTTCAAACGTCTTGATGGCCTCAGCGTCTTGCAGAGTCAGGCCGATATCATCCAATCCGTTAAGCAGGCAGTGCTTGCGAAATGCATCGACCTCGAAGCCGTACTGAACACCGTCCGGACGGGTAACCGTCTGAGCAGCAAGGTCTACAGTGAGCTGATAACCCTCAGTGGCCTCTGCCTGTTCAAACAGTTCGTCGACCTCTTCTTCCTTCAGGACGATCGGCAGCAGGCCATTCTTGAAGCTGTTGTTGTAGAAGATGTCGGCAAAGCTCGGCGCGATGATCGTCCGGAAGCCATATTCTTCCAGCGCCCAGGGCGCGTGCTCACGGGATGAACCGCAACCGAAGTTCTCACGCGCAAGCAGGACGCTAGCCCCCTGATAACGCGGAAAATTCAACACGAAATCCTGGTTCACGGGGCGAGTCGAACAATCCTGATTGGGCTGCCCGACATCCAGATAGCGCCACTCATCGAACAGATTGGGCCCGAAACCGGTGCGTTTGATCGACTTGAGAAACTGCTTGGGGATGATCTGATCGGTGTCGACGTTGGCGCGGTCGAGCGGCGCGACGAGACCGGTGTGCTGGGTAAATGCTCTCATGGTGGTCTCCTCAGGCCTGCATCAATTCACGAACGTCTACGAAACGACCAGTCACCGCAGCCGCGGCCGCCATTGCCGGGCTCACCAGATGCGTCCTGCCACCGGCACCCTGCCGACCTTCGAAGTTGCGGTTGGACGTGGACGCGCAGTGCTCGCCACTGCCCAGCTTGTCCGGGTTCATCGCCAGACACATGGAGCAGCCCGGCTCGCGCCATTCAAAACCTGCCTCAACGAAGATCTTGTCCAACCCCTCCGCCTCGGCCTGCCGCTTGACCAGCCCGGACCCCGGCACCACCATCGCTTGCTTGACCGTTGCGGCAACCTTACGACCCTTCGCCACTTCCGCTGCGGCGCGCAGGTCTTCGATCCGGGAGTTGGTGCAAGAACCGATGAAAACGCGATCGAGTTGAATGTCAGTGATCGGTTGGTTGGCTTGCAGCCCCATGTACTTCAGCGCACGAGTGATGGAGTCACGCTTGACAGGGTCAGCTTCAACAGCCGGATCCGGCACGTTCTGGTCAACCGCCAGCACCATTTCAGGTGAAGTGCCCCAGCTAACCTGTGGCTTAATGTCTTCGGCATTCAACTCCACGACCGTGTCAAATACGGCGTCTTCGTCGGAAACCAGCGTCGTCCAGAGTTCGACAGCCCGCTCCCAATCGGCCCCTTTGGGCGCAAAGGGCCTACCTTCCACATAAGCGATGGTTTTCTCGTCTGCAGCCACCATCCCCACGCGCGCCCCGGCCTCGATGGACATATTGCAGATGGTCATGCGCCCTTCCATCGAAAGGTCACGGATGGCACTGCCAGCGAACTCCAGCGCATGACCGTTGCCACCGGCCGTGCCGATCTTGCCAATCACGGCCAGAACGATGTCTTTGGCAGTCACGCCAAAGGGCAGCTTGCCCTCGACGCGCACCTGCATGTTCTTCATTTTTTTAGCGACCAGGCACTGCGTGGCGAGCACATGCTCGACTTCCGAAGTGCCGATGCCATGGGCCAGTGCAGCGAAAGCGCCATGCGTAGAGGTGTGCGAGTCCC encodes:
- the leuB gene encoding 3-isopropylmalate dehydrogenase yields the protein MSKQILILPGDGIGPEIMAEAVKVLELANHKFQLDFELSYDELGGAAVDKYGVPLADETLERARAADAILLGAVGGPKWDAIDPAIRPERGLLKIRSQLGLFGNLRPALLYPQLAAASSLKPEIVSGLDILIVRELTGGIYFGQPRESKTLENGERMAFDTLPYSESEIRRIAKVGFDMALVRGKKLCSVDKANVLASSQLWRAVVEEVGKDYPDVELSHMYVDNAAMQLVRSPKQFDVIVTDNMFGDILSDEASMLTGSIGMLPSASLDSNNKGMFEPCHGSAPDIAGKGIANPLATILSVSMMLRYSFNQVAAADAIEKAVSNVLDQGLRTGDIWSEGCEKANTQVMGDAVVAALAKL
- the leuD gene encoding 3-isopropylmalate dehydratase small subunit; translation: MRAFTQHTGLVAPLDRANVDTDQIIPKQFLKSIKRTGFGPNLFDEWRYLDVGQPNQDCSTRPVNQDFVLNFPRYQGASVLLARENFGCGSSREHAPWALEEYGFRTIIAPSFADIFYNNSFKNGLLPIVLKEEEVDELFEQAEATEGYQLTVDLAAQTVTRPDGVQYGFEVDAFRKHCLLNGLDDIGLTLQDAEAIKTFETRHQQNQPWLFGAIK
- the leuC gene encoding 3-isopropylmalate dehydratase large subunit, producing MAGKTLYDKLWEMHEVKRRDDGSSLIYIDRHILHEVTSPQAFEGLRLAGRKPWRIDANIATPDHNVPTTKGERQGGLEAIADEVSRIQVQTLDENCDDFGILEFKMNDVRQGIVHVIGPEQGATLPGMTVVCGDSHTSTHGAFAALAHGIGTSEVEHVLATQCLVAKKMKNMQVRVEGKLPFGVTAKDIVLAVIGKIGTAGGNGHALEFAGSAIRDLSMEGRMTICNMSIEAGARVGMVAADEKTIAYVEGRPFAPKGADWERAVELWTTLVSDEDAVFDTVVELNAEDIKPQVSWGTSPEMVLAVDQNVPDPAVEADPVKRDSITRALKYMGLQANQPITDIQLDRVFIGSCTNSRIEDLRAAAEVAKGRKVAATVKQAMVVPGSGLVKRQAEAEGLDKIFVEAGFEWREPGCSMCLAMNPDKLGSGEHCASTSNRNFEGRQGAGGRTHLVSPAMAAAAAVTGRFVDVRELMQA